The Candidatus Pelagibacter sp. IMCC9063 genome has a window encoding:
- a CDS encoding CBS domain-containing protein: MKILDLRKLKDNKENFYFQPDTPISEIATALKERSIGAVPIVDNANKLVGIVSERDIVTKLVVEAKDADLTTAKEIMTSEIIAAKLNDSIDSIIAIMKNKNIRHMPVVNEDNILTDFFSIRDFLRAEIEMSTDIKQKHKNIVRYQITVSALLITLTVLGAFFDFFDKKNLVIIFSSVFLVIGISAVMTIRNNKNYNPENYDSKL, translated from the coding sequence ATGAAAATATTAGATCTTAGGAAATTAAAAGATAATAAAGAAAATTTTTATTTCCAGCCGGACACACCTATTAGCGAAATTGCTACAGCATTAAAAGAGCGAAGTATTGGTGCAGTACCTATTGTTGATAATGCAAACAAGCTAGTGGGAATTGTCTCGGAGAGAGATATAGTAACTAAACTGGTGGTAGAGGCAAAGGATGCTGATTTAACTACCGCTAAGGAAATCATGACAAGTGAAATCATTGCCGCTAAATTAAATGACAGCATTGATTCAATTATTGCAATAATGAAAAATAAAAATATTCGTCATATGCCTGTGGTAAATGAAGATAATATTTTGACCGATTTCTTTTCCATACGAGATTTTTTAAGAGCAGAAATAGAAATGAGCACTGACATCAAACAAAAACACAAAAATATTGTGCGTTATCAAATTACTGTGTCTGCATTGTTAATAACACTAACGGTATTGGGTGCTTTTTTTGATTTCTTTGATAAGAAAAACTTAGTTATAATTTTTTCATCAGTTTTTTTAGTTATAGGTATTTCCGCTGTCATGACGATACGTAATAACAAAAATTACAATCCTGAAAATTACGACTCTAAACTTTAA
- a CDS encoding DUF2784 domain-containing protein, which translates to MYEIAANLILLVHFIFILFVVFGALLFFASAKIILIHTPAFIWGCYIEFTNSICPLTYLENWFLHKANLTTYSVGFIQNYLVPIVYPVSLTKDLQTYLGIALIVINVVFYAFIFNKLKKNFK; encoded by the coding sequence ATGTATGAAATAGCTGCAAATTTAATATTATTGGTTCATTTTATATTTATTCTCTTTGTTGTATTTGGTGCCTTATTATTTTTTGCTTCAGCAAAGATTATTTTGATACATACGCCTGCTTTTATTTGGGGGTGCTATATCGAATTCACTAATTCTATATGTCCTCTGACTTATCTTGAAAATTGGTTTTTACATAAAGCTAATCTAACAACATATTCTGTAGGTTTTATTCAAAATTACTTAGTGCCGATTGTTTATCCGGTGAGTCTTACGAAAGATTTACAAACATACCTAGGAATAGCCCTAATAGTCATAAATGTAGTTTTTTATGCCTTTATATTTAATAAATTGAAAAAAAATTTTAAATGA
- a CDS encoding alternative oxidase, whose translation MKLDSHHKPENISDRIAFGFTKFLRFVADTFFKKKYGHRAVVLETVAAVPGMIAGMLTHLKSIRKIEDDKGWIKTLLDEAENERMHLMIFVNIAKPTAMERVIILIAQFIFILMYLFIYIISKRTAHRIVGYFEEEAVYSYTEFLDELDSGKMKNEPAPKIAIDYYSLPLHATLRDVVVRVREDEAGHRDVNHSYANILNNKLDPNEEQQTNLKKTN comes from the coding sequence ATGAAATTAGACAGTCACCATAAACCTGAAAATATTAGTGATCGTATTGCATTTGGATTTACCAAATTTTTAAGGTTTGTTGCAGATACCTTCTTTAAAAAAAAATATGGGCATCGTGCTGTGGTACTGGAAACAGTGGCAGCAGTTCCTGGTATGATAGCTGGAATGTTAACGCATTTAAAGTCCATTAGAAAAATTGAAGATGATAAGGGTTGGATTAAGACCCTTTTAGATGAAGCTGAAAATGAAAGAATGCATCTAATGATTTTCGTCAACATTGCAAAACCAACGGCCATGGAACGAGTTATCATTTTAATAGCGCAATTCATTTTTATTCTAATGTATTTATTTATTTATATTATTTCAAAAAGAACGGCGCACCGAATTGTTGGTTATTTTGAAGAAGAAGCAGTTTATAGTTATACTGAGTTCTTAGACGAACTTGATAGCGGTAAAATGAAAAATGAACCTGCTCCTAAAATTGCCATTGATTACTATAGCCTTCCACTTCACGCGACTTTAAGAGATGTGGTCGTAAGAGTTAGAGAAGATGAAGCGGGTCATAGAGATGTTAATCATTCATATGCAAATATTTTAAACAACAAATTAGATCCTAACGAAGAACAACAAACAAATTTAAAAAAAACAAATTAG
- the gcvT gene encoding glycine cleavage system aminomethyltransferase GcvT has translation MSSLKTALFDFHVSQGAKMVPFAGYEMPIQYSFGIINEHDKVRAAAGIFDVSHMGQFSIVGDDSVCSAIEKIIPIDLSVLKMNQSKYSFLMNEQGGIDDDLIVTRVKNGINIVLNAACKHSDVKTLKNILPNPDCATLHDHLALIAVQGPLAVSILEEIVPGVADLKFMNGGEFSYNGETIYITRSGYTGEDGYEISISNEKITKLCEELLSKNKIAMIGLGARDSLRLEAGLCLYGHDLDKTTSPIEADLMFGIAKNRRATFDFVGGDVVKAHVEKGVTRKRVGIKLEGKIIAREGAKIFQSEKEVGVVTSGCFGPSVGSAVVIGYVNFDCSEEGTSVELEVRGKQYPAKICLLPFYKKSYAK, from the coding sequence ATGAGTAGTTTAAAAACAGCGTTATTTGATTTTCATGTTAGCCAAGGAGCAAAGATGGTTCCTTTCGCAGGCTATGAAATGCCTATTCAATATTCTTTTGGAATTATCAATGAGCATGACAAAGTAAGAGCTGCTGCAGGTATTTTTGACGTTTCACACATGGGACAATTTTCAATTGTAGGCGATGATAGCGTTTGCTCAGCAATTGAAAAAATTATTCCAATTGATTTGTCTGTATTAAAAATGAACCAATCCAAATATTCTTTTCTTATGAATGAGCAGGGTGGGATCGATGATGATTTGATTGTGACCAGAGTTAAAAATGGAATTAATATTGTTTTGAATGCTGCATGCAAACACAGTGACGTTAAAACTTTAAAAAATATTTTACCTAATCCAGATTGTGCAACTTTACATGATCATTTAGCCTTAATAGCTGTTCAGGGTCCTTTGGCGGTTTCCATTTTAGAAGAAATAGTTCCAGGTGTTGCTGATTTAAAATTTATGAATGGAGGAGAATTTTCATATAACGGTGAAACGATTTATATTACTCGATCTGGCTACACAGGTGAAGATGGTTATGAAATTTCTATTTCAAATGAAAAAATAACAAAACTTTGTGAGGAATTGTTATCTAAAAATAAAATCGCTATGATTGGTCTTGGGGCAAGAGATTCTTTGCGTTTAGAAGCTGGGCTTTGTTTATATGGTCACGATTTAGATAAAACAACATCACCTATTGAGGCAGATTTAATGTTTGGAATTGCAAAAAATAGAAGAGCTACTTTTGATTTTGTTGGTGGTGACGTTGTAAAGGCCCATGTAGAAAAAGGAGTTACAAGAAAAAGAGTTGGAATTAAGTTAGAAGGTAAAATTATTGCAAGAGAAGGGGCTAAAATATTTCAAAGTGAGAAAGAAGTGGGAGTGGTTACCAGCGGTTGTTTCGGACCAAGTGTAGGAAGTGCTGTTGTCATTGGTTATGTTAATTTTGATTGTTCAGAAGAAGGAACTTCTGTGGAATTAGAAGTAAGAGGTAAACAATATCCAGCAAAGATTTGTTTGTTACCATTTTATAAAAAAAGTTACGCAAAATAG
- a CDS encoding ATP-dependent DNA helicase — protein sequence MADKIELDTGTELPSSFVLTEEFKSIFNTIENTKSNLFITGKAGCGKSTLLEYFRQNTKRPHAIVAPTGLTAIKAKGMTIHKLFKLPPTFIRKEDVRFLKDKALLKKMEVLLIDECSMMRADILDAIDESLRKNRGNQKVFGGVQVVMFGDLLQLSPIVNQNLEGDVMRSIYPDGSYFFNSQVFYQSNFQINELTKIFRQSDKSFIDLLNKFRIAKVNDQDLADINQRYQGPGFKVPNGVILLSTTNAKVDKINNSKLAELDSKHFEYAGSIKGDFKEKDCPSPETLKLKVGAQVMLTQNDVGNEPRRWSNGTLAIIHELKPNSISIKIKDEIFVLGKSRWDKIQFTVAEDTINRKVVATFSQYPLKLAWASTIHKSQGQTFEKVAIDLDRGAFAHGQTYVALSRAKSMEGIYLIRKIAYKDLIFDEKVFDFLGQDFEAKNKEQVTKKNEPSEYASSLPYDEDYNQDS from the coding sequence ATGGCTGATAAAATAGAACTAGATACCGGAACAGAATTGCCCAGCTCCTTTGTATTAACCGAAGAGTTCAAAAGCATCTTTAATACGATTGAAAACACCAAATCTAATTTATTTATTACCGGAAAAGCAGGATGTGGAAAATCTACTTTGCTTGAATATTTTAGACAGAACACGAAAAGACCTCATGCCATTGTAGCTCCTACGGGTTTGACTGCAATTAAAGCAAAAGGCATGACGATCCATAAGCTTTTTAAATTACCACCTACTTTTATTAGAAAAGAAGATGTCAGATTCTTAAAAGATAAAGCTTTGTTGAAAAAAATGGAAGTGTTGCTGATTGATGAGTGCTCTATGATGCGAGCGGATATTCTAGATGCGATTGATGAATCATTGCGAAAGAATAGAGGAAACCAAAAAGTGTTTGGTGGCGTTCAAGTAGTGATGTTTGGAGATTTGTTACAGCTTTCACCCATCGTTAATCAAAATTTAGAAGGGGATGTGATGAGAAGCATTTACCCTGATGGAAGTTATTTTTTCAACTCACAGGTTTTTTATCAATCTAATTTTCAAATTAATGAATTAACTAAAATATTTAGACAATCCGATAAATCATTTATTGATTTATTAAATAAATTCAGAATAGCCAAAGTCAACGATCAAGATTTAGCAGACATTAATCAAAGATATCAAGGACCTGGTTTTAAAGTACCGAATGGCGTTATTCTACTTTCCACCACGAATGCCAAAGTAGATAAAATTAATAATTCGAAATTAGCAGAATTAGATTCTAAGCATTTTGAATATGCAGGATCTATCAAGGGAGATTTTAAAGAAAAAGACTGTCCATCACCAGAAACATTAAAGTTAAAAGTAGGAGCACAGGTTATGTTAACTCAAAACGATGTTGGCAATGAGCCTAGACGATGGTCGAATGGAACCCTTGCAATCATTCATGAATTAAAGCCCAATTCCATTAGTATTAAAATTAAGGATGAAATTTTTGTATTAGGAAAAAGTAGATGGGATAAAATTCAATTCACTGTTGCTGAGGATACGATTAACCGCAAAGTAGTAGCAACCTTTTCCCAGTATCCTTTAAAATTAGCTTGGGCTTCTACTATCCATAAGTCCCAAGGGCAGACTTTTGAAAAAGTAGCCATCGATTTAGATAGAGGTGCTTTTGCTCATGGACAAACCTATGTTGCATTATCTAGAGCCAAATCCATGGAAGGTATTTATCTGATAAGAAAAATTGCTTATAAAGATCTTATCTTTGATGAAAAGGTTTTTGATTTTTTAGGTCAAGACTTTGAAGCTAAAAATAAAGAACAAGTTACTAAAAAAAATGAACCATCAGAATACGCATCAAGTCTACCTTATGATGAAGACTACAACCAAGATTCTTAA
- the gcvH gene encoding glycine cleavage system protein GcvH, with translation MSEVKYSKKHEWVSVDGDVGTVGITKHATEQLGDIVFAEIPDVGKALTSGGEAAVVESVKAASDVYTPVSGEIVEGNPAIVEDPSLVNKDPEGNGWFFKIKITSPDELTALMSKADYDKFVEENPS, from the coding sequence ATGAGTGAAGTAAAATATTCAAAAAAACATGAGTGGGTATCAGTAGACGGAGATGTGGGAACGGTAGGAATTACCAAACATGCAACCGAACAATTAGGAGATATTGTGTTTGCAGAAATTCCTGATGTAGGAAAAGCACTAACTAGTGGTGGAGAAGCTGCTGTGGTTGAAAGTGTGAAAGCTGCTTCTGATGTGTACACACCAGTTAGTGGAGAAATAGTGGAAGGAAACCCAGCTATTGTTGAGGATCCTTCGTTAGTGAACAAAGACCCAGAAGGAAACGGTTGGTTTTTTAAGATTAAAATTACTAGTCCGGATGAATTAACAGCTCTTATGAGCAAAGCTGATTACGACAAATTTGTAGAGGAGAACCCAAGTTAA
- a CDS encoding DEAD/DEAH box helicase family protein — MRKISESKSWKELNNHLASLTTSQKSKAGGDIFEHVCKYYLQTAPHYQSKLKKVWLLKEIKEDLKRKLNLPDTDEGIDLIAETYDKKYWAIQSKYRSNPKDTLTIKGDLATFANLAFNNCKHISHGLVLTTSDKPPLKTKLLRGVGFETLESFVGLDDNDGEGWKAITAKAKGKTIKPKALTPRPHQAEAIKKSFEHFKNNERGKMIMPCGTGKSLAAFWIARKVNAKSILIAVPSLALLQQTLKVWTREYLIAGVRPDWLCVCSDQTVSDDQDDFVSNIYDLGIDVTTDKNDIKKFLQKKNSNLKIVFTTYQSGKVTAQGAKGFKFDLGIMDEAHKTVGHGEKAMAHLIHQKNIKIKNRLFMTATERLFRGDKDEYLSMDDPRDYGEIIYQLSFKAAIEMKPPIISDYKIITFGITAPEIEAVYSSNKFIQVKKEIDNITAREFAIAIALRKAIKKLKISNAISFHSSIKRANNFKKQQELISKVYKQYGKIKTFHVSGAMATSQRTSQMREFAEGKGLMTNARCLTEGVDLPAIDCVVFTDPKRSKVDIVQAAGRALRLSKSKKFGYILIPILISEDENATEAAKDTAFEDIVATIRALATQDTRITDYLRAVSSGTIPRGKGSPVDGLTKLNVLTKVNEEEFNKSIQLKVWDRVAFGNWRPYEEAKKYVQSLKLKNSTQWRAHIKLKNFPKDIPQSPNEVIVYKKEWESWGVFLGTGNVASQLIQYRDYKEAKKYAQSLNLKSGREWVAHTKSKNFPKDIKVAPHSYEEFESMGIFLGTGIVANRLRKYKKYKEVKKYAQSLKLKSAKQWTDHCKSKNFPEDIPVKVWDIYKNEYQGMGDFLGTENTSWRYKNYKSYKEVKKYAQSLNLKSRREWKAHIKSKNFPKDIPLYPDNLKTYKKKWENWGVFLGTGNTSLKHKKYKSYKEAKKYAQSLNLKNRNEWIAHAKSKNFPKDIKRAIWLDEEFESMGVFLGTGTVANHLKEFRSFKKVKKYAQSLKLKSAKQWTDHCKSKNFPEDIPRNPDASYKYKKEWKGWDDFLGKKK, encoded by the coding sequence GTGAGAAAGATATCAGAATCAAAAAGTTGGAAAGAATTAAACAATCATTTAGCTTCTCTAACTACCTCGCAAAAATCTAAAGCAGGTGGAGATATATTTGAACACGTTTGTAAGTATTATTTACAAACAGCACCTCACTACCAGTCCAAGCTAAAAAAGGTTTGGCTCTTAAAAGAAATTAAAGAAGATTTAAAAAGAAAACTTAATCTCCCCGATACCGATGAAGGTATCGATTTAATTGCAGAGACTTATGATAAAAAATATTGGGCGATCCAATCTAAATACAGATCCAATCCTAAAGACACCCTTACGATTAAAGGGGATCTAGCAACCTTTGCTAATTTAGCTTTTAACAACTGTAAACACATAAGTCATGGTTTAGTTCTAACGACTTCTGATAAACCACCACTTAAAACCAAACTATTAAGGGGAGTTGGTTTTGAAACGTTAGAAAGCTTTGTTGGTTTAGATGATAATGATGGTGAAGGTTGGAAAGCTATTACTGCTAAAGCCAAAGGTAAAACCATTAAACCAAAAGCCCTAACTCCAAGACCCCATCAAGCAGAAGCTATTAAAAAGAGTTTCGAACACTTTAAAAACAATGAACGTGGCAAAATGATTATGCCCTGTGGTACGGGTAAAAGTTTAGCTGCATTTTGGATTGCAAGAAAAGTAAATGCTAAATCTATTTTAATTGCTGTTCCTTCATTAGCGCTTCTTCAACAAACGTTAAAAGTATGGACTAGAGAATATTTAATAGCAGGTGTTAGACCTGATTGGTTATGCGTTTGTAGTGATCAAACGGTAAGTGATGATCAAGATGATTTTGTCAGCAACATTTATGATTTAGGAATCGATGTCACTACGGACAAGAATGATATTAAAAAGTTTCTTCAAAAAAAGAACAGTAACTTAAAGATAGTATTTACCACCTATCAATCAGGAAAAGTCACCGCTCAAGGAGCTAAAGGATTTAAGTTTGATCTTGGAATTATGGATGAGGCTCATAAAACAGTAGGGCATGGTGAAAAAGCAATGGCTCATTTAATTCATCAAAAGAACATCAAGATTAAGAACCGTTTGTTTATGACGGCAACCGAGAGATTATTTAGAGGCGATAAAGATGAATACTTATCCATGGATGATCCAAGAGATTATGGAGAGATCATCTATCAATTAAGCTTTAAAGCTGCGATCGAAATGAAGCCACCTATCATTTCAGATTATAAGATTATTACTTTCGGGATCACGGCTCCTGAAATTGAAGCGGTTTATAGTAGTAATAAATTCATCCAAGTTAAAAAAGAAATCGATAATATTACTGCCAGAGAATTTGCAATAGCCATAGCTCTTCGAAAGGCAATAAAGAAACTTAAAATAAGTAATGCTATTTCTTTTCACAGCTCCATCAAAAGAGCCAATAACTTTAAAAAACAACAAGAGCTTATCTCTAAAGTTTATAAACAATACGGAAAAATCAAAACATTCCACGTAAGTGGTGCAATGGCAACCAGCCAACGTACATCACAAATGAGAGAGTTTGCGGAAGGCAAAGGTTTAATGACCAATGCTAGATGTTTAACGGAAGGGGTGGATTTACCAGCGATCGATTGTGTTGTGTTCACGGATCCCAAAAGATCCAAAGTAGATATAGTGCAAGCGGCAGGAAGAGCTTTGCGATTATCTAAAAGTAAAAAGTTTGGTTATATTCTTATACCCATTCTTATTTCAGAAGATGAAAATGCCACTGAAGCTGCAAAGGACACAGCCTTTGAAGATATCGTAGCAACGATTAGAGCATTAGCTACACAAGATACCAGGATCACTGATTATTTAAGAGCGGTCAGCAGTGGAACTATTCCAAGAGGCAAAGGAAGTCCAGTTGATGGCTTGACAAAACTTAATGTCCTAACAAAAGTTAATGAAGAAGAGTTTAATAAATCCATCCAACTAAAGGTCTGGGACCGTGTAGCTTTTGGTAATTGGAGACCTTATGAAGAAGCTAAAAAATATGTTCAATCTTTAAAGTTAAAAAATTCCACACAATGGAGAGCCCATATTAAACTAAAAAATTTTCCAAAGGACATTCCACAAAGCCCAAATGAAGTCATTGTATACAAAAAAGAATGGGAAAGCTGGGGTGTATTTTTAGGAACAGGAAATGTTGCTTCACAACTAATACAATATAGAGATTACAAAGAAGCAAAAAAATACGCTCAATCTTTAAATCTTAAGAGCGGAAGAGAATGGGTAGCCCATACTAAATCTAAAAATTTTCCTAAAGATATCAAGGTTGCCCCTCATTCATATGAAGAATTTGAAAGTATGGGTATATTTTTAGGAACAGGAATTGTTGCTAACAGGTTAAGAAAATACAAAAAATACAAAGAAGTTAAAAAATATGCTCAATCTTTAAAATTAAAAAGTGCTAAACAATGGACTGATCATTGTAAATCAAAAAATTTCCCAGAAGATATTCCAGTAAAAGTTTGGGATATTTACAAAAATGAATACCAAGGTATGGGAGATTTTCTAGGTACAGAAAATACTTCTTGGAGATATAAAAATTACAAATCGTACAAAGAAGTTAAAAAATACGCTCAATCTTTAAATCTTAAGAGCAGAAGAGAATGGAAAGCCCATATTAAATCTAAAAATTTTCCTAAAGATATCCCTTTATACCCAGATAATCTCAAAACGTATAAAAAAAAATGGGAAAACTGGGGTGTATTTTTAGGCACAGGAAATACTTCTTTGAAACATAAAAAGTACAAATCGTACAAAGAAGCTAAAAAATATGCTCAATCTTTAAATCTTAAGAACAGAAATGAATGGATAGCCCATGCTAAATCTAAAAATTTTCCTAAAGATATCAAGCGTGCCATTTGGCTTGATGAAGAGTTTGAAAGTATGGGTGTATTTTTGGGAACAGGAACTGTTGCTAACCATTTAAAAGAATTTAGAAGTTTCAAGAAAGTTAAAAAATATGCTCAATCTTTAAAATTAAAAAGTGCTAAACAATGGACTGATCATTGTAAATCAAAAAATTTTCCAGAAGATATTCCGAGAAATCCAGACGCTTCTTACAAATATAAAAAAGAATGGAAAGGCTGGGACGATTTTCTGGGTAAGAAGAAATGA
- a CDS encoding alginate lyase family protein, with translation MRSILLALVLSLLLNGNVTAEQLSKSPFIPDDVYDQFSQLSKEHKIKFCGFKNYKPKNNIINKDLPPRIYGYNSRMDNDKNVEGIYARDVFRAYSHAINFVMVNENDEIKEILFNKLYIWAKNKALTKTKQCYRNSAKNSILEECEGEWSDPEGQDLAPIKDATVTLEIIMGLNYIYNLNFADYKINDSRHKDINAWFKPFYKRIKRANKFYWGNSAGWYFPNIALRHNSNKKYKSLVKKLVKGADKWILEDGSIRDRTTRGDRALWYHHTGLGEAFMILEIANAAKVKLPKNFEKKLIKAVELFHDSFLDNSKIEPWAKKRHNSQASNRVQKFTLNLDSISFNGSWFHIMQYRYPEHRTSRFLNSHMSNRSQSLKGDEVTGIGMGCVYNALANQ, from the coding sequence ATGAGAAGTATTTTATTGGCGTTAGTTTTGAGTTTGTTGTTGAATGGAAATGTAACTGCAGAACAATTAAGCAAATCTCCTTTTATACCAGATGATGTTTATGATCAATTCAGTCAATTGTCTAAAGAGCATAAAATTAAATTTTGTGGCTTTAAAAATTACAAACCAAAAAATAACATAATTAACAAAGATCTCCCTCCAAGAATTTATGGTTACAATTCAAGAATGGATAATGATAAAAATGTAGAAGGTATTTATGCTAGAGATGTTTTTAGAGCATACTCGCATGCTATTAATTTTGTGATGGTAAATGAAAATGATGAAATAAAAGAAATTCTTTTTAATAAACTTTATATATGGGCAAAAAATAAGGCTCTTACTAAAACAAAACAATGTTACAGGAATTCAGCTAAAAATTCTATATTGGAAGAATGCGAAGGAGAATGGAGTGATCCTGAGGGACAAGATTTAGCGCCGATTAAAGACGCAACAGTTACTTTGGAAATAATTATGGGATTAAATTATATCTACAATCTTAATTTTGCTGATTACAAGATTAACGATTCTAGACATAAAGATATTAATGCGTGGTTTAAACCTTTTTACAAAAGAATAAAGCGAGCTAATAAATTTTATTGGGGAAATTCTGCTGGTTGGTATTTTCCAAATATAGCATTAAGACATAATAGTAATAAAAAATATAAAAGTTTAGTGAAGAAACTGGTAAAAGGTGCTGATAAATGGATTTTAGAGGATGGAAGCATTAGGGATAGAACTACTCGTGGAGATAGAGCATTATGGTACCATCATACAGGTCTAGGCGAGGCATTCATGATACTAGAAATTGCTAACGCTGCTAAAGTGAAATTACCTAAAAATTTTGAAAAAAAATTAATTAAAGCTGTGGAGTTATTCCACGACTCATTTTTAGATAATTCAAAAATTGAGCCTTGGGCAAAGAAACGGCATAATTCGCAAGCTAGCAATAGAGTTCAAAAATTTACTCTTAACTTAGATAGCATTTCATTTAATGGTTCATGGTTTCATATTATGCAGTATAGATACCCAGAACATAGAACTTCAAGGTTTTTAAATAGTCATATGTCAAATCGTTCACAATCTCTTAAAGGTGATGAGGTTACTGGAATTGGGATGGGCTGTGTATACAACGCATTAGCAAATCAATGA
- a CDS encoding SDR family NAD(P)-dependent oxidoreductase yields the protein MTNKYLIFGATGSIGSSLAKMLKQSDFDIHLVARQEDLVSQLANELGCSFTVADVLEENFIEKVKADAPDIKGLAYCVGSIDLKPLKMVKEQDLQKCMKLNLYSAVEIIKAYHDSLKQNKGSIVLFSTVAAQRGFTNHAIIASAKAAVEGLTVSLASEFAPDIRVNCIAPSLSYSKIAEPMLKNKPLADGIAKAHPLKRLGEGKDSAALAKFLLSEESSWMTGQIIGVDGGRSKLS from the coding sequence ATGACAAATAAATATCTTATTTTTGGAGCAACAGGTTCCATTGGTTCCAGTTTAGCTAAAATGCTTAAGCAATCTGATTTTGATATTCATCTTGTCGCCAGACAAGAAGATTTGGTATCACAACTTGCTAATGAATTAGGTTGTAGTTTCACCGTAGCTGATGTTTTAGAAGAAAATTTTATTGAAAAGGTAAAAGCTGATGCGCCTGATATCAAAGGGCTAGCTTATTGCGTAGGTTCTATAGATTTAAAGCCACTTAAAATGGTTAAAGAACAGGATTTACAAAAATGTATGAAGCTTAATCTGTACTCTGCGGTGGAAATTATAAAAGCTTATCATGATAGTTTAAAACAAAACAAAGGTTCAATTGTATTATTTTCAACAGTTGCTGCTCAAAGAGGATTTACAAATCATGCAATTATCGCTTCTGCTAAAGCTGCCGTGGAAGGATTAACAGTTTCTCTAGCGTCTGAATTTGCACCTGATATTCGTGTCAATTGTATTGCACCCAGCTTAAGCTACTCAAAAATTGCCGAACCTATGCTTAAAAATAAACCTTTAGCGGATGGTATCGCAAAAGCTCACCCACTTAAAAGATTGGGTGAGGGAAAAGATTCAGCAGCCTTAGCTAAATTTTTACTGAGTGAAGAAAGTTCTTGGATGACGGGACAAATTATTGGTGTCGACGGCGGACGATCTAAGCTTTCTTAA
- a CDS encoding HD domain-containing protein, which yields MNLERAIEIAQEAHKGVKDRGGHDYINHPIRVMHAMSNDQEKIVAILHDVVEDSDWTFERLKEEGFEDSVIESLRCVTKYSEEEDYQEFIKRAATNKIATKVKMADIEDNLDLSRLGTLTEKDLTRIEKYKKALKYLKAL from the coding sequence ATGAACTTAGAAAGAGCTATCGAAATTGCCCAAGAAGCTCATAAGGGAGTAAAGGACAGAGGGGGCCATGATTACATTAACCATCCCATAAGAGTCATGCATGCCATGAGTAATGATCAGGAAAAAATAGTAGCGATCCTTCATGATGTAGTAGAAGATTCAGATTGGACCTTTGAACGGTTAAAGGAAGAAGGTTTTGAAGATTCTGTGATTGAAAGCTTACGTTGTGTAACCAAATATTCAGAAGAAGAAGACTATCAAGAATTCATCAAGAGAGCTGCTACCAATAAGATTGCTACCAAAGTAAAAATGGCAGATATCGAAGACAACCTAGATTTAAGTAGACTAGGTACCTTAACCGAAAAGGATCTCACCCGAATAGAAAAGTACAAAAAAGCTTTAAAGTATTTAAAAGCCTTATAA